The Kluyveromyces lactis strain NRRL Y-1140 chromosome D complete sequence genome has a window encoding:
- the SPP1 gene encoding Spp1p (similar to uniprot|Q03012 Saccharomyces cerevisiae YPL138C SPP1 Subunit of the COMPASS complex, which methylates histone H3 on lysine 4 and is required in transcriptional silencing near telomeres) yields MSLPSWCPRYDSRKHDPKTGEEVYCICKKPDTGELMVGCDGCDDWFHFSCLKIPEKYRDLVFSFYCSYCSAGITGPALINGGKLPKTLWKRKCRLPECYTECDANSRSKYCSKKHAVQYVQSIVDKLNLPGVDKIALLRQLLNETTSLEEFKTLGRDKLPEVTSPLSKDQYSKLLENDQHLNKLINEHDELVSVKLSKLNEEDAVIEKYVNWIGEVNERLSPHFNQPTGRKKSKSASKVTICGYHNEFTIPRSVEEFLDKLLQLKEDENSNITSVDGVCVKTKCAKHQDWITLSQNDLSEQKDSLENVKRRLDLLISVRTNQLRISFFEQEMSNRVLPGVKT; encoded by the coding sequence ATGTCATTACCTAGTTGGTGCCCCAGGTATGACAGCAGGAAACACGACCCAAAAACTGGGGAAGAAGTTTATTGTATATGTAAGAAACCAGACACTGGGGAGTTGATGGTAGGATGTGATGGATGTGATGATTGGTTTCATTTTTCCTGTTTAAAGATCCCCGAGAAATATAGAGATCTCGTTTTTTCATTCTACTGTTCGTATTGTAGTGCTGGAATTACAGGACCGGCATTGATAAATGGCGGCAAACTACCGAAAACTCTTTGGAAGAGGAAATGCAGGCTCCCTGAATGCTATACAGAGTGTGATGCCAATTCAAGAAGCAAatattgttcaaagaaacatGCTGTTCAATACGTTCAAAGCATTGTTGATAAGTTAAATCTACCTGGCGTAGATAAGATTGCATTGTTGAGACAGCTTCTAAACGAGACAACATCATTGGAGGAATTTAAAACGCTAGGACGAGACAAGCTTCCAGAAGTCACGTCACCTTTATCCAAAGATCAATATTCCAAGTTGCTAGAAAATGATCAGCATTTAAACAAATTAATTAACGAACACGATGAGTTGGTTTCGGTCAAGCTTTCAAAACtaaatgaagaagatgcaGTAATAGAGAAATACGTCAACTGGATCGGTGAAGTTAACGAGAGATTATCCCCACATTTCAATCAGCCTACAGGTCGAAAGAAGTCGAAAAGTGCAAGTAAAGTTACAATATGCGGCTACCATAATGAGTTCACGATCCCTCGGTCAGTTGAGGAGTTTTTAGATAAGCTACTTCAGTTGAAAGAAGACGAAAACAGTAATATCACATCAGTTGACGGTGTTTGTGTAAAGACAAAATGTGCTAAGCATCAGGATTGGATTACATTGTCCCAAAACGATCTCTCGGAACAGAAGGACTCTCTAGAAAACGTCAAAAGAAGACTCGATTTACTAATTAGCGTCAGAACGAACCAATTGAGAATCTCATTCTTCGAACAAGAGATGTCCAATCGCGTCCTACCCGGTGTTAAGACCTAG
- the MCP1 gene encoding Mcp1p (similar to uniprot|Q12106 Saccharomyces cerevisiae Hypothetical ORF), whose amino-acid sequence MTAAKLTPLKPIPTKHIDPDLAKTPEDASVNLVLNIKKWLRWTQKWSLFPLVTYFPLHGINALIIPALEPSSFPNDALMMVRELTSGLGSKLIWTGISIHILSGFALRIMRKLPTSSKTHNAESLLDTQSLAQSRIGLVGGLSGYFIGIKRNLQYNPQELTGWLLTPVLFFHGALMKWLPNTAKVDIDFDFVKWLLDKDRGALVRIGLGYGPLVALIGLGSYHIIAGTVQYMHVRSLKTRKRIMNFILLLICTGYIGISRLGSEIVFGMDKYYRPILRTLSLS is encoded by the coding sequence ATGACTGCTGCGAAATTGACACCGTTGAAGCCCATTCCGACCAAACACATCGACCCCGATTTAGCAAAAACCCCCGAGGATGCCAGCGTCAATTTAGTGTTGAATATTAAGAAATGGCTAAGGTGGACGCAAAAATGGTCTTTATTCCCTCTAGTAACGTACTTTCCGTTACACGGTATCAATGCCCTAATAATTCCTGCTCTTGAGCCCTCCTCTTTTCCAAACGATGCTTTAATGATGGTTAGAGAACTCACATCTGGACTTGGATCTAAGTTGATTTGGACTGGGATATCAATACATATATTATCCGGATTTGCCTTGAGAATAATGAGGAAGCTGCCTACTTCTTCGAAAACACATAATGCCGAATCCTTGCTGGATACTCAGTCACTTGCACAATCTAGAATTGGTCTTGTAGGTGGTTTAAGTGGGTACTTTATTGGGATCAAGAGAAACCTTCAATATAATCCACAAGAGCTTACAGGATGGTTGTTAACTCCAGTATTATTCTTTCATGGTGCCCTCATGAAATGGCTGCCAAATACGGCGAAAGTTGATATAGACTTTGATTTTGTCAAATGGCTACTAGATAAAGACAGAGGTGCTTTGGTGAGGATAGGTCTCGGATATGGCCCCTTGGTTGCTCTTATTGGTTTAGGATCGTATCATATTATCGCTGGAACCGTTCAATATATGCATGTCCGTAGTCTAAAGACTCGTAAAAGAATAATGAACTTCATATTGCTGCTTATTTGTACCGGATATATTGGAATAAGCAGATTGGGATCAGAGATCGTATTCGGAATGGACAAATATTATAGACCAATCCTAAGAACATTGTCATTATCATGA